The window ACCTACAACTCCTCTTTTTTTCAAAAACGAATTGCAAAGTTAATAGACGGAGGCTTTGTACAAATTATTTTTAATTGTGCCGCTCTAAATTATGTTTCGTCTACAGGAATCGGTTCGTTTACGGCTTTTTTAAAAACAGTTAAACCTCACGGCGGAGATATCGTTTTATTGGATATACAGCCTAAGGTTTATGAAATATTTCAACTCTTGGGCTTTTCTCAATTTTTTAATATAAAGGACGCACTTTCAGACGCGGTAGCCTTTTTTCAAACGGCATCATCGACGGCAGCTCCATCAGAAATCTTCCCGAAAATTTTTGCTTGTCCGATTTGCTCAAAGAAATTAAAAGCTACAAAGCCCGGAAGATTCAGATGTTCCGAATGTAAAACTATTTTAGCAATAGATAACAACGCCCAAGTTTTTTTGGGATAACAGGTTTTAACCCTAACCTATCGGTATAACCTTATGCCTGCTATAATGATTCAAGGAACAACTTCTTCGGCAGGTAAATCTTTGTTTTGTACCGGACTTTGCCGCATTTTTAAGAATAACGGGTTAAAAACTGTTCCATTTAAATCACAAAATATGTCTTCTCGTTTTTTTGTAACCTCCGAAGGGAAAAAGATAAGTACTGCGCAAGCCTTACAGGCGGAAGCGGCGGGAACGGAACCTTCCGTCTTAATGAATCCTATTCTTCTTATTCCTAAAACCGATACCGGAGCAAGGGTTATTATTTTAGGCGATGAAAAAACCGAAATGAATGCTCGGGAGTATTTTGAATATAAAAAATCTTGCCGTAATATGATTTCGGAAAGTTTTAAAACTCTCGAAAACGAAAACGATATTGTGGTAATTGAAGGAGCCGGAAGTCCTGCGGAAATAAACTTAAACCAAAACGATATTGTAAATATGGGAATGGCGGAAATGGCAAATGCTCCCGTATTGTTAATTGCGGATATTGACCGTGGCGGGGTTTTTGCGCAGCTTTACGGAACCGTTATGTTATTACCGGAAAAAGACAGGCGCCGCATTAAAGGAATGATTATAAATAAATTCCGCGGAGATAAGAGTCTTTTGGATTCCGGCATTAAAATGATTGAAGAATTACTGAATATTCCCGTAATTGCGACAATTCCATATATGCATTTGGAACTTGAAGATGAAGACAGTTTGATAGGCTCGGAAAAAAAATGTAATTACCGAACTCAATCCAAGGCCGAAAAGGAAATAGAGTTTAATAAACTGGCAAAACTGATTGAAGAAAATTCAGATATGGATTTTATATATACAATTGCCGGAATTAAAAAATAATTTTTCTATAAAGACCTAAGGCGTACGGTAAGCAGCATAATATCGGAAGGTCTTATTCCGGGAATTCTTCCCGCCTGCCCTATTGTTTCCGGTCTGACTGCTTTCAGCCTGGAGCATGATTCCGTGGAAAGTCCTGAAATTTCATCATAATTAAAATCGGCAGGTATCCCGGTGTTTTCCATACGTTTTACCTTGTTTATTCTTCTATCCTGTACGGCAATATAATGCTCATATCTGATTTCAAGCTCTGCGGATTCTAAAAGTTCGGGAGAAAATTCGGCCGAAGCCTTGTCTATTTTCGTAATTAATGAAAGCGGAATTTGAGGGTCGTGAAGAACATCGCTTAAGGTTTTGCCCAGATGATTTTTCAGCTCCGGATATTTTTCCGCCGTTTCTCCGGTTATTTTTACGGCGTTCCAGTTTGAAATAATTTCGGCGCGTCGGGAAAGTTTTTCGTTAAGCCTGTCTACGGCTTCTTTTTTTTGTAATCCTATTTTATAAGCCGCTTGAGTAAGTCTTTCATCGGCGGTATCGTGCCTTAATTTTAATCTGTATTCCGCACGGGCGGTAAACATACGGTAAGGTTCATCTACACCTTGGGTAACCAAATCATCAATCATAACTCCGATATATGCTTCGCTGCGTTTTAACACAAACGGAATAAATTTTTCATTTTTAAATTTAAGGGAGCGGGAATAAAGAGCCGCATTTATGCCTGCAATAATACCCTGCCCGCCGGCTTCTTCGTAACCTGAAGTTCCGTTAATTTGTCCGGCTAAAAAAAGGCCTGCAATGCGGCGAGTTTGTAAGTCGGAAGAAAGCTGAATGGGAGAAACAAAGGCGTAATCTACGGCATAAGCGGGGCGTGTAATTACGGCGTTTTCAAAACAGGGAATTGTTCTGAGCATTCTGTCTTGAACATCTTCGGGAAGGGAAGAAGAAAGGCCGTTAATATAAAGCTCTTCCGTGTTAAGCCCTTCAGGTTCAATATAAACGTGATGTCTTTCCCTCTCAGGGAATTTTTTAATTTTATCTTCAATAGAAGGGCAATATCTTGCTCCCGTTCCCTTTATTTTTCCCGAAAAAAGGGGCGCGCGATGTAAATTTTCTGCAATAATTTTATGTGTATTTCCGTTTGTATGAGTAATATAGCATTTTGCATAAGGTCTGTGAATTTCCGCATTTGCAAAGGAAAAGGGGCGCATAACGGCGTCGGCTTCCTGTTCTTCGGTTAAAGAAAAATCTACCGAACTGCGCAAAACGCGCATAGGCGTTCCCGTTTTAAGTCTTCCGACGGTAAAGCCCTTTGCGGCAAGAGCTTTTCCCAAACCGACAGCTGCCCTTTCTCCGAGTCTTCCGTCGGGAGATTCAAATTCGCCTATGTAAATTTTTCCTTCCAAAAAGGTGCCCGTTGCAAGCACAACAGCCTTAGCAGAAAACTCTCTGCCCCGTTCGGTTTTTACATATTGCACCTTTCCATATTCTACATAACCCGATTCTCCCGCGCCGGACGAAACTATATCGCAAACCGTATCTTGAAAAATATGTAGATTTTTTTCAAGCTCAAGCGTATGCTTTGCCAATTGCGAGTAAAGAAATTTATCCGCCTGTACGCGCGGAGCCTGTACTGCAGGCCCTCTGCTTTTATTCAATAAGCGGTATTGAATCATAGAGGCGTCCGCGAGTTTTCCCATTTCTCCGCCCAGGGCGTCAATTTCGCGGACAATGTTTCCTTTAGAAATTCCGCCTATCGAAGGATTACATGAAAGACGACCTATGCTGTCGGCAGTTTGAGTTATCAGTAAGACGTTTTCGCCCATACGGGCTGAAGCTAAGGCGGCTTCGATTCCTGCGTGTCCGCCGCCTACCACTATTACATCATAATCGGAAAATCTATACATCATTTATAAAATTCTTCAAAGGCCTTTGTAATAAATTCCTGGTCTTCAGTTCCGCCCAATTCTCTTACGGAATGCATTGCTAAAATCGGGTTTCCTATATCAACGCTCTTTATGTTTAAGTTTGAAACCGAAATAGGCCCTATCGTTGAGCCGCCTCTCATATCCGAGCGGTTTACAAAATTTTGAAACGGAACCTTTGCCCTCATACAAACATCTTTAAAAATTCCCGCCGAGATACCGTCGGAAGTGTAGCTCATAGAAGCG is drawn from Treponema pedis and contains these coding sequences:
- the mnmG gene encoding tRNA uridine-5-carboxymethylaminomethyl(34) synthesis enzyme MnmG, which translates into the protein MMYRFSDYDVIVVGGGHAGIEAALASARMGENVLLITQTADSIGRLSCNPSIGGISKGNIVREIDALGGEMGKLADASMIQYRLLNKSRGPAVQAPRVQADKFLYSQLAKHTLELEKNLHIFQDTVCDIVSSGAGESGYVEYGKVQYVKTERGREFSAKAVVLATGTFLEGKIYIGEFESPDGRLGERAAVGLGKALAAKGFTVGRLKTGTPMRVLRSSVDFSLTEEQEADAVMRPFSFANAEIHRPYAKCYITHTNGNTHKIIAENLHRAPLFSGKIKGTGARYCPSIEDKIKKFPERERHHVYIEPEGLNTEELYINGLSSSLPEDVQDRMLRTIPCFENAVITRPAYAVDYAFVSPIQLSSDLQTRRIAGLFLAGQINGTSGYEEAGGQGIIAGINAALYSRSLKFKNEKFIPFVLKRSEAYIGVMIDDLVTQGVDEPYRMFTARAEYRLKLRHDTADERLTQAAYKIGLQKKEAVDRLNEKLSRRAEIISNWNAVKITGETAEKYPELKNHLGKTLSDVLHDPQIPLSLITKIDKASAEFSPELLESAELEIRYEHYIAVQDRRINKVKRMENTGIPADFNYDEISGLSTESCSRLKAVRPETIGQAGRIPGIRPSDIMLLTVRLRSL
- a CDS encoding cobyric acid synthase — its product is MPAIMIQGTTSSAGKSLFCTGLCRIFKNNGLKTVPFKSQNMSSRFFVTSEGKKISTAQALQAEAAGTEPSVLMNPILLIPKTDTGARVIILGDEKTEMNAREYFEYKKSCRNMISESFKTLENENDIVVIEGAGSPAEINLNQNDIVNMGMAEMANAPVLLIADIDRGGVFAQLYGTVMLLPEKDRRRIKGMIINKFRGDKSLLDSGIKMIEELLNIPVIATIPYMHLELEDEDSLIGSEKKCNYRTQSKAEKEIEFNKLAKLIEENSDMDFIYTIAGIKK
- a CDS encoding STAS domain-containing protein; its protein translation is MSNNSVIAGFDDEKDDSLKIKLQKVDGLDKCIVVFLNGYIDTYNSSFFQKRIAKLIDGGFVQIIFNCAALNYVSSTGIGSFTAFLKTVKPHGGDIVLLDIQPKVYEIFQLLGFSQFFNIKDALSDAVAFFQTASSTAAPSEIFPKIFACPICSKKLKATKPGRFRCSECKTILAIDNNAQVFLG